The Claveliimonas bilis genome window below encodes:
- a CDS encoding MoxR family ATPase, with amino-acid sequence MNTNRKRGNTVTDYFTYLEEEHISPGVLNGIRDYRKQFPPDETAAVPPRYFYYGKEVWEQAAHALLAGENLLLAGAKATGKNVLAENLAAVFGRPVWNVSLHINTDASSLLGTDTFQNGEVVFRPGPVCQCASAGGFCILDEINMARNEALAVLHSLLDFRKSIQIPGYGPIKIHEASRFIATMNYGYAGTREVNEALSSRFMVLQMPEIESENLEKLLEKEFPSLRKEYRKQFTALFLDIRSKCRSGELTEKVLDLRGLIGALRMIEGGLEVYPALHMGITGKTPDPYEQSLVRDIISSRFSAKTDPGKLFDL; translated from the coding sequence ATGAATACCAACAGGAAAAGGGGAAATACCGTGACTGATTATTTTACTTATCTCGAAGAAGAACATATATCTCCCGGCGTTCTCAATGGAATCCGGGATTACAGGAAGCAGTTTCCGCCTGATGAAACAGCTGCTGTTCCGCCCAGATATTTCTATTATGGGAAAGAAGTATGGGAGCAGGCTGCGCACGCTCTTTTGGCCGGCGAAAATCTCCTGCTGGCCGGAGCCAAAGCCACAGGCAAAAATGTCCTTGCAGAAAATCTGGCTGCTGTATTCGGACGTCCCGTCTGGAACGTTTCCCTTCACATCAATACAGACGCCTCCTCTTTGCTCGGAACAGATACCTTCCAGAACGGGGAAGTTGTCTTTCGTCCCGGTCCGGTATGCCAATGCGCTTCTGCCGGAGGATTCTGCATACTGGATGAGATCAACATGGCACGCAACGAGGCATTGGCCGTCCTTCACTCCCTTCTGGATTTCAGGAAATCCATTCAGATCCCGGGATACGGACCGATAAAGATCCACGAAGCTTCCCGCTTCATAGCCACTATGAATTACGGCTACGCCGGAACCAGAGAAGTAAATGAAGCCCTCTCTTCCCGTTTCATGGTACTGCAGATGCCGGAAATTGAATCTGAAAATTTAGAGAAACTTCTTGAAAAAGAATTTCCCTCTCTCCGCAAAGAATATCGAAAGCAGTTCACTGCTCTTTTCCTGGACATCCGTTCCAAATGCAGAAGCGGTGAACTGACAGAAAAAGTACTGGACCTCCGCGGACTCATAGGCGCCCTTCGCATGATAGAAGGCGGACTTGAGGTATATCCTGCTCTTCATATGGGTATCACCGGTAAAACCCCGGATCCCTATGAGCAGTCACTGGTCCGGGATATCATCTCCTCCCGGTTTTCTGCCAAAACAGACCCCGGAAAATTATTTGACTTGTAG
- a CDS encoding carbon starvation protein A translates to MITFIIGLAILFVGAALYGKFCEKVFGPDDRKTPAYSKQDGVDYVPMREWKNSLINLLNIAGTGPILGPIQGILFGPIAFITIPIGNIIGGAMHDYFSGMICLRDGGTQMPDMIRRYSNKGVYTVYQIFCSLLLLLVGAVFIYTPGDIAATQVFGFDGKATSVSTWVIYGVIFVYYLIATVFPIDKIIGRIYPIFGGILLFSAIGVFIGLFVKGYPLMELWDNWNGVLVPYGDYFSANHFIPIFFITVACGILSGFHSTQTAIISRTMKSERQGRMTFYNMMVLEGFIAMVWAAGAMGAYNLGLQAADASLATATIGVICKDILGNVGGIIALLGVIVLPITSGDTALRSLRLAVADAFHLDQTNVKKRLSLAAVIFILVAVILVFAKSNADGFNILWRYFAWSNQTLSLFAFLAISVWMFENNKAKFVWMPMIPGVWYAFVTITYIVNAKIGFNVPWGGAYVIGAAAAIIYGGVIIWYGKKRASQKKFI, encoded by the coding sequence ATGATAACTTTTATCATTGGTCTTGCAATTCTTTTTGTAGGGGCAGCTCTCTACGGAAAGTTCTGTGAGAAAGTATTCGGTCCTGACGACAGGAAAACACCTGCCTACTCCAAACAGGACGGGGTTGATTATGTTCCTATGCGAGAGTGGAAAAACAGTCTGATCAACCTTTTGAACATTGCAGGTACCGGACCGATCCTTGGACCGATCCAGGGTATTTTATTCGGGCCTATCGCTTTTATTACAATTCCTATCGGAAATATCATCGGCGGTGCGATGCACGACTATTTTTCCGGTATGATCTGTCTGCGTGACGGCGGTACACAGATGCCGGATATGATCCGCAGATACAGCAACAAGGGCGTATATACAGTATACCAGATTTTCTGCAGTCTGCTGCTTCTTCTGGTAGGAGCGGTCTTCATCTATACACCTGGAGATATTGCGGCAACACAGGTGTTTGGATTTGATGGAAAGGCAACTTCTGTATCTACATGGGTGATCTATGGAGTTATTTTTGTTTACTATCTGATCGCGACAGTATTCCCGATCGATAAGATCATCGGACGTATCTATCCGATTTTCGGTGGGATTCTCCTGTTCTCCGCGATCGGAGTATTTATCGGTCTTTTTGTAAAGGGATATCCGCTGATGGAGCTGTGGGATAACTGGAATGGCGTTCTTGTTCCTTACGGGGATTATTTCAGCGCCAATCACTTTATTCCGATTTTCTTTATTACAGTAGCCTGTGGTATTTTGTCCGGATTTCATTCTACACAGACAGCCATTATTTCACGTACCATGAAGAGTGAGCGCCAGGGCCGCATGACTTTCTACAACATGATGGTTCTGGAAGGATTCATTGCAATGGTATGGGCTGCAGGAGCTATGGGGGCTTACAACCTTGGCCTGCAGGCAGCGGACGCTTCTCTGGCAACCGCAACCATCGGTGTGATCTGTAAGGATATTCTTGGAAATGTCGGCGGTATCATTGCGCTTCTTGGAGTCATTGTGCTTCCGATCACATCAGGAGATACGGCGCTTCGTTCTCTCAGACTGGCAGTTGCAGATGCGTTCCATCTGGATCAGACAAATGTGAAAAAGCGTTTGTCCCTGGCCGCGGTGATCTTCATTCTTGTGGCGGTAATTCTTGTATTTGCAAAGAGCAATGCAGACGGATTCAATATTTTGTGGCGTTACTTCGCATGGTCCAATCAGACGCTGTCTCTGTTTGCATTCCTGGCAATCTCTGTCTGGATGTTTGAAAACAATAAGGCTAAATTCGTCTGGATGCCTATGATTCCGGGTGTCTGGTATGCATTTGTCACAATCACATATATCGTAAACGCAAAAATCGGATTTAATGTACCATGGGGCGGCGCATATGTGATCGGTGCTGCAGCAGCGATCATCTACGGCGGCGTGATCATCTGGTACGGCAAAAAACGCGCTTCACAGAAGAAATTTATCTGA
- a CDS encoding ABC-F family ATP-binding cassette domain-containing protein, which yields MNFINIEHISKIYGGKTIFQDASFGIQQGDKIGIVGINGTGKTTLLRMTAGLAEPDEGQIVKQNGMKMAYLPQMPEFPAEATVRSYAFSGEQDYDWKVQSYLTKLGITDFEARIASLSGGQKKRTALAKVLAQSFDVLLLDEPTNHLDEEMILWLEDYLKAFRGTILMVTHDRYFLDKVTTRILEIEGGKLYSYDTDYSGFLERKTQREERELAAERKRKSVLRMELEWASRGCRARTTKQKARLDRLEALKNAKGPSGEVKAQIDSVETRMGKKTIELYDVSHSYGQRQLIRDFSYIFLKNQKVGIVGPNGCGKSTLLKIIAGLIRPDAGRREVGETVKVAYFSQELPEMDDSRRVIDYVKDIGEYIQTTEGRITASQMLERFLFTPDMQYAPIEKLSGGEKKRLFLLGILQSNPNFLVLDECTNDLDIPTMTILEDYLASFVGIVVTVSHDRYFLDNVADRILAFEEGGILRQYEGGYTDYISARDADQKKKSVGSSESEKEKKAETVRQWKENRPSRLKFSYKEQKEYETIDGDIALLEEKLQKLEGEINENATNSVKLGQLMKEKDETENLLEEKMERWVYLNDLAEKIALQ from the coding sequence ATGAATTTTATAAATATTGAACATATCAGTAAAATATACGGCGGAAAAACGATTTTTCAGGATGCTTCCTTCGGAATCCAGCAAGGGGATAAGATCGGGATCGTGGGGATCAACGGGACGGGAAAGACGACACTTCTTAGGATGACGGCAGGCCTGGCAGAACCTGACGAAGGACAGATTGTTAAACAGAATGGAATGAAAATGGCATATCTTCCACAGATGCCGGAATTTCCTGCAGAAGCTACTGTGCGTTCCTATGCTTTTTCAGGAGAGCAGGATTATGACTGGAAAGTACAAAGTTATCTGACGAAGCTTGGTATTACTGATTTCGAGGCCAGGATTGCCAGCTTATCCGGTGGTCAGAAGAAAAGAACAGCTCTTGCTAAGGTGCTTGCACAGTCATTTGATGTGCTTCTTTTGGACGAGCCTACCAACCATCTGGATGAAGAGATGATCCTGTGGCTGGAAGATTACCTGAAAGCTTTTCGAGGAACAATCCTGATGGTGACCCACGACCGTTATTTCCTGGATAAAGTTACAACAAGGATCCTGGAGATCGAAGGAGGGAAGCTGTATAGTTACGATACCGATTATTCAGGCTTCCTGGAACGTAAGACGCAAAGAGAGGAGAGGGAACTGGCTGCAGAGCGGAAGAGAAAAAGTGTCCTTCGCATGGAGCTTGAGTGGGCCAGCAGAGGATGCAGGGCCCGCACGACCAAGCAGAAGGCGAGACTTGACAGACTGGAGGCTTTAAAGAATGCGAAAGGCCCTTCCGGGGAGGTTAAAGCACAGATTGATTCTGTTGAGACAAGGATGGGAAAGAAAACGATAGAACTGTATGACGTCAGTCATTCCTATGGTCAGCGTCAGCTGATCCGGGATTTCAGCTATATATTCCTGAAAAATCAAAAGGTAGGAATTGTGGGACCCAACGGGTGCGGGAAATCTACGCTGCTCAAGATCATTGCCGGATTGATCCGGCCTGATGCAGGCAGAAGAGAAGTGGGTGAGACAGTAAAGGTCGCCTATTTTTCGCAGGAACTTCCTGAAATGGATGACAGCCGGCGTGTGATAGACTATGTAAAGGATATAGGGGAGTATATTCAGACTACAGAGGGGCGGATCACGGCATCGCAGATGCTGGAACGTTTTTTGTTTACTCCGGATATGCAGTATGCTCCCATTGAAAAGCTTTCCGGTGGAGAGAAAAAGAGACTTTTTCTTCTCGGGATTCTGCAGTCTAATCCGAATTTCCTTGTGCTGGATGAATGTACCAATGATCTGGATATTCCTACGATGACGATTTTGGAGGATTATTTAGCCTCTTTTGTGGGAATTGTTGTGACGGTGTCCCATGACCGGTATTTTCTTGATAATGTAGCGGACAGGATACTTGCCTTTGAAGAAGGCGGAATATTGAGACAATATGAAGGAGGCTACACGGATTATATCAGTGCACGGGATGCTGATCAGAAGAAAAAGAGTGTTGGATCGTCAGAAAGTGAAAAAGAGAAAAAGGCGGAAACAGTCCGGCAGTGGAAGGAGAACCGCCCGTCCAGATTAAAGTTCAGCTATAAAGAGCAGAAAGAATACGAGACAATCGACGGTGATATTGCACTGCTGGAAGAAAAGCTGCAGAAACTGGAAGGGGAGATAAATGAAAACGCCACCAATTCAGTAAAACTGGGTCAGCTTATGAAGGAAAAGGATGAGACAGAAAATTTACTGGAAGAAAAAATGGAGCGCTGGGTTTATCTGAATGATCTGGCAGAGAAAATCGCTCTGCAGTGA
- the ilvN gene encoding acetolactate synthase small subunit, whose protein sequence is MKRVFSLLVDNTPGVLSRISGLFSRRGYSIDSITAGVTADPRFTRITIVASGDELILSQIEKQVRKLEDVIEIKVLKEGESVYRELIMVKIRANASERAEVISLADIFRAKVVDVEKESLMLELTGNQSKLEAFLNLLDGYEILELARTGITGLSRGIRDITCIDENGQKWTWSSDEENRQNTAS, encoded by the coding sequence ATGAAACGAGTTTTTTCGTTGCTGGTAGATAATACACCAGGTGTGTTAAGCCGTATTTCAGGGCTGTTCAGTCGAAGGGGCTACAGTATTGACAGTATTACAGCAGGAGTAACTGCAGATCCCAGATTTACAAGGATCACGATTGTAGCAAGCGGAGATGAACTGATCCTGTCACAGATTGAAAAGCAGGTACGCAAGCTGGAAGATGTCATTGAAATCAAAGTGCTGAAGGAAGGGGAGTCTGTATACAGGGAACTGATCATGGTAAAGATCAGAGCCAATGCTTCCGAGAGAGCAGAAGTCATATCCCTGGCCGATATTTTCCGTGCCAAAGTAGTGGATGTAGAAAAGGAATCACTGATGCTTGAGCTGACTGGAAATCAATCCAAACTGGAGGCCTTTTTGAATCTGCTTGACGGGTATGAAATACTGGAACTTGCCAGAACCGGAATTACGGGGCTTTCCAGAGGTATACGGGATATCACCTGCATTGACGAGAACGGCCAGAAATGGACATGGAGTTCGGATGAGGAGAACAGACAAAATACAGCAAGCTAA
- the ilvC gene encoding ketol-acid reductoisomerase, which produces MAARIFYQEDCNMAALEGQKIAIIGYGSQGHAHALNLKESGCDVIIGLYEGSKSWAKAEAQGFQVYTAAEAAKQADVIMILINDELQADMYKKDIEPNLEEGNMLMFAHGFNIHFGCIKPPKNVDVTMIAPKAPGHTVRSEYQAGKGTPCLIAVEQDATGKAWDRALAYGLAIGGARAGLLETTYRVETETDLFGEQAVLCGGVCALMQAGFETLTEAGYDPRNAYFECIHEMKLIVDLIYQSGFAGMRYSISNTAEYGDYITGPKIITEDTKKAMKKILSDIQDGTFAKDFLTDMSDAGRQVHFKAMRKLAAEHPAEKIGEEIRKLYSWNGEDKLINN; this is translated from the coding sequence ATGGCAGCAAGAATTTTTTACCAGGAAGACTGTAATATGGCAGCACTGGAAGGACAGAAAATCGCAATTATCGGATATGGAAGCCAGGGACATGCACATGCCCTGAACCTGAAAGAATCAGGATGCGATGTTATTATCGGTCTTTATGAAGGAAGTAAATCCTGGGCAAAGGCAGAGGCACAGGGATTCCAGGTTTATACAGCAGCAGAGGCTGCAAAACAGGCTGACGTGATCATGATTCTGATCAATGATGAGCTGCAGGCTGATATGTACAAGAAGGATATTGAGCCAAACCTTGAGGAAGGAAATATGTTGATGTTCGCTCATGGATTCAACATTCATTTCGGATGTATCAAACCTCCGAAGAATGTGGATGTTACAATGATCGCTCCGAAAGCTCCGGGACATACTGTAAGAAGCGAGTATCAGGCTGGAAAAGGAACCCCTTGTCTGATCGCTGTTGAGCAGGATGCAACAGGAAAAGCATGGGATCGTGCACTGGCTTACGGACTGGCTATCGGCGGAGCAAGGGCAGGACTTCTGGAAACTACATACCGTGTAGAGACAGAGACAGACCTCTTTGGAGAGCAGGCTGTTCTGTGCGGCGGCGTATGTGCATTGATGCAGGCAGGTTTTGAGACATTGACAGAAGCCGGATATGATCCGAGAAACGCATATTTTGAGTGTATTCATGAAATGAAGCTGATCGTTGACCTGATTTATCAGAGCGGTTTTGCAGGAATGAGATATTCTATCTCTAACACAGCAGAATATGGCGATTATATTACAGGACCGAAGATCATTACAGAAGATACAAAGAAGGCAATGAAGAAAATCCTTTCAGATATCCAGGATGGTACATTTGCAAAAGACTTCCTGACAGATATGTCTGATGCGGGACGCCAGGTACATTTCAAAGCAATGAGAAAACTTGCTGCAGAGCATCCGGCAGAAAAGATTGGTGAAGAAATCAGAAAACTTTACAGCTGGAACGGCGAAGACAAACTGATCAACAACTAA
- a CDS encoding orotate phosphoribosyltransferase, with translation MDIQFEDLRSWKNPKARVKIMRGHFVTTHSHVNTYIDLSTIKSRCNNARETAKVLAEPYLSSVEIDTIVCLDGMEVVGTFVADILSRPGTVSLNSGKNISLVTPELNQMGQMMFRDNTKRMIEGQQTLIIAGLITTGKTMMQAIESVLYYGGRVNGICAAFSQVSKVAGMDINAVFTQKDVAGYEKYANGDCPMCAAGQKIDAFVNSFGHSSI, from the coding sequence ATGGACATTCAGTTTGAAGATCTGCGCTCATGGAAAAATCCGAAAGCACGTGTAAAGATTATGAGAGGACATTTTGTTACGACTCATTCCCACGTCAATACCTACATTGATCTGTCAACCATAAAATCACGCTGTAATAATGCTCGTGAGACAGCAAAAGTGCTGGCAGAGCCATATCTTTCCTCGGTTGAGATTGATACGATTGTCTGCCTTGACGGTATGGAAGTGGTGGGTACTTTTGTGGCAGATATACTTTCCAGACCGGGAACGGTATCTTTGAACAGCGGAAAAAATATTTCTCTTGTCACACCAGAGTTGAATCAGATGGGGCAAATGATGTTCCGGGACAATACAAAACGTATGATAGAAGGACAGCAGACACTGATCATAGCAGGACTTATTACTACCGGAAAAACGATGATGCAGGCAATTGAGAGTGTTCTTTATTACGGCGGAAGAGTCAATGGTATCTGCGCTGCTTTCAGCCAGGTATCCAAGGTGGCCGGAATGGATATCAATGCGGTGTTTACACAGAAAGATGTGGCAGGTTATGAGAAATATGCCAACGGAGATTGTCCGATGTGCGCGGCCGGACAGAAGATAGACGCTTTTGTCAATAGTTTTGGACATTCGTCAATTTAG
- the rpsT gene encoding 30S ribosomal protein S20 codes for MANIKSAKKRILVNETKAARNKAIKSKVKTCVKKVETAVANKDAAAAAEALKIATVEINKAGSKGVYHKNTCARKISRLAKAVNGIA; via the coding sequence TTGGCTAACATTAAATCTGCTAAGAAGAGAATCTTAGTAAACGAAACAAAGGCTGCTAGAAATAAGGCAATCAAATCTAAAGTAAAAACCTGTGTAAAGAAAGTTGAAACAGCTGTTGCAAATAAAGATGCCGCTGCTGCTGCAGAAGCTCTTAAAATTGCTACTGTAGAGATCAACAAAGCAGGAAGCAAGGGTGTTTATCATAAAAACACATGCGCCAGAAAGATTTCCCGTTTAGCAAAAGCTGTAAACGGAATTGCTTAA
- the gpr gene encoding GPR endopeptidase: protein MIEKYSIRTDLALEQKERFEADNVEIPGVVLEENYDEEREIRVTTVRITTENGARTMGKPVGNYITLEAPKLAVPDEYYHREVSEEMECFLRQLLPAEKKDCSVLVAGLGNRQVTPDALGPYVADNLNITRHIVKEYGKYAMGKDRVDPLSAIVPGVMGQTGMETVEIIRGVVKETKPDVVIAVDALAARNSKRLNRTIQLSDTGINPGSGVGNHRNAITKETVGVPVIAIGVPTVVDAATIVSDAMESLIRAMETSDTLRGVGVVLQGYNAAEKYELVKELIAPHLNGMFVTPKDVDETVKRISYTISEALNHLFGS from the coding sequence ATGATTGAGAAGTACAGTATTCGGACAGATCTGGCTTTAGAGCAGAAAGAGCGTTTCGAGGCGGATAACGTAGAGATTCCGGGGGTTGTTCTGGAAGAAAATTATGATGAGGAGAGGGAAATCAGAGTCACGACTGTGAGAATTACAACAGAAAACGGGGCCCGCACCATGGGAAAGCCTGTAGGGAATTATATTACACTGGAGGCGCCAAAACTGGCTGTGCCGGATGAATATTATCACAGGGAAGTATCGGAAGAAATGGAATGTTTTTTACGGCAGCTTCTTCCCGCCGAAAAGAAAGACTGTTCCGTACTTGTAGCGGGGCTTGGAAACCGTCAGGTAACTCCGGATGCGCTGGGGCCCTATGTTGCGGATAATCTGAATATTACAAGACATATTGTAAAAGAATATGGAAAATATGCGATGGGGAAAGATCGGGTTGATCCTTTGAGCGCTATTGTACCAGGAGTTATGGGACAGACCGGGATGGAGACAGTGGAGATCATACGAGGAGTGGTGAAAGAGACAAAACCGGATGTGGTTATTGCAGTAGATGCCCTGGCAGCCCGCAATTCCAAAAGGCTGAACCGGACGATCCAATTGTCTGATACAGGGATCAATCCGGGTTCCGGCGTAGGAAATCACAGGAATGCCATTACGAAAGAAACTGTGGGCGTGCCGGTCATTGCCATTGGAGTACCTACCGTGGTGGATGCAGCAACGATCGTAAGCGACGCCATGGAAAGTCTGATCCGGGCCATGGAAACATCAGATACCCTAAGAGGAGTAGGGGTGGTCCTGCAGGGATATAATGCGGCGGAAAAGTATGAACTGGTAAAGGAACTGATCGCACCCCACCTGAACGGGATGTTTGTTACTCCGAAGGATGTGGATGAGACGGTGAAGAGGATCAGCTATACTATTTCCGAAGCTCTGAATCATTTGTTCGGATCGTAA
- a CDS encoding stage II sporulation protein P, translated as MKRKWRLSRIGIMCILVLLLGYAVVQAGVKPWKCGGEKISGALFGHVEEVWLPGFSYEEKGGQFSLSDMIARSTSLLVPLGSYVEEKEGGGTDVEDAATYEMILSRQAHDENEVGADGKLISGKDDSAETIHTSGTPIDTSIEKMSDFNYLLSNFYTVDSTTMIRPDELKGGELMAKNMKIDQSQEGPKILIYHTHSQEMFADSVQGDESTSIVGIGDYLTSLLNDTYHIPTLHHKGVYDLIDGKLDRSLAYDMAKPDIQKILEENPTIEVVIDLHRDGVGEGTHLVTEVNGKQTAQIMFFNGLSKTRANGEIDYLANPYIQDNLAFSLQMQVAANNRYPGFARRIYLRGYRYNMHFMPKSLLVEAGAQTNTVQEMKNAMEVLADLLNTVLTG; from the coding sequence GTGAAGAGGAAATGGAGGCTTAGCAGAATCGGAATAATGTGCATTTTGGTTCTGTTACTGGGATATGCCGTTGTACAGGCAGGTGTAAAACCCTGGAAATGCGGAGGAGAGAAAATAAGCGGAGCACTTTTTGGGCATGTGGAGGAGGTCTGGCTGCCCGGCTTTTCCTATGAGGAGAAAGGCGGACAGTTCTCCCTGTCCGATATGATTGCAAGAAGTACCTCGCTTCTTGTTCCGCTGGGATCTTATGTAGAAGAAAAGGAAGGAGGCGGTACAGATGTGGAAGATGCGGCTACCTATGAAATGATATTAAGCCGGCAGGCCCATGATGAAAATGAAGTCGGAGCGGATGGAAAACTGATCAGTGGAAAGGACGATTCGGCGGAAACGATACATACATCCGGGACGCCGATTGATACTTCTATTGAAAAAATGAGCGATTTTAATTATCTTCTCAGTAATTTTTATACAGTGGACAGCACTACTATGATCCGGCCTGACGAGCTGAAAGGCGGGGAGCTGATGGCAAAGAACATGAAGATCGACCAAAGTCAGGAGGGACCGAAGATCCTGATCTATCATACCCATTCACAGGAAATGTTTGCCGATTCGGTACAGGGTGATGAGTCCACCTCGATTGTGGGGATCGGGGATTATCTGACAAGCCTTTTAAATGATACCTACCATATTCCTACCCTTCATCATAAAGGCGTATACGATCTGATCGACGGAAAGCTGGATCGCAGCCTTGCATATGATATGGCGAAACCGGATATTCAGAAGATCCTGGAAGAGAATCCCACTATCGAGGTAGTGATCGACCTGCACAGAGACGGCGTAGGAGAAGGGACTCACCTTGTAACGGAAGTCAACGGAAAACAGACTGCTCAGATCATGTTTTTCAACGGTCTTAGCAAGACAAGAGCCAATGGAGAGATTGATTATCTGGCAAACCCTTACATACAGGATAACCTGGCTTTTTCCCTTCAGATGCAGGTGGCTGCCAACAACAGATATCCGGGATTTGCAAGGAGGATCTACCTTAGGGGCTACAGATATAACATGCACTTTATGCCAAAGAGTCTCCTTGTGGAAGCAGGGGCTCAGACAAACACAGTACAGGAAATGAAAAACGCCATGGAAGTTCTGGCAGATCTTCTCAATACGGTGCTGACAGGCTGA
- a CDS encoding DNA gyrase/topoisomerase IV subunit B encodes MAKKNTYDADSIAILEGLEAVRKRPGMYIGSVSTKGLNHLIYEMVDNAVDEHLAGYCSEIHVVLEKDGSCTVSDNGRGVPVGMHAKGLPAARIVYTTLHAGGKFDDSAYKTSGGLHGVGSSVVNALSSYMDVEISREGYVHHDRYERGIPVIELEDGLLPRIAKTRKTGTKVNFLPDDTIFEKTRFRGEEVKSRMHETAYLNPSLTIIYEDRRGSEPEKITYHEPDGILGFIKELNEKKEIIHEPVYFKGEAEGIEVEAAFQYVNEFHENVLGFCNNIYNAEGGTHLTGFKTTFTTVMNQYARELGILKEKDSNFTGADIRNGMTAIISIKHPDPRFEGQTKTKLDNPDAAKAVSKVTNDEIVRYFDRNLENLKKVLSCAEKAAKIRKTEERAKTNLLTKQKYSFDSNGKLANCESRDASKCEIFIVEGDSAGGSAKTARDRMYQAILPIRGKILNVEKASIDKILANAEIKTMINAFGCGFSEGYGNDFDITKLRYDKIIIMADADVDGAHISTLLLTLFYRFMPELIYEGHVYIAMPPLYKAMPKKGEEEYLYDDKALERYRKTHEGPFTLQRYKGLGEMDAEQLWETTLNPKTRILKLVEIEDARMASGVTEMLMGNEVPPRRAFIYENATEAELDI; translated from the coding sequence ATGGCAAAGAAAAATACCTATGATGCAGATAGCATTGCCATACTGGAAGGTCTGGAAGCAGTGCGGAAACGTCCGGGAATGTATATAGGAAGCGTTTCCACAAAAGGATTGAATCATTTGATCTATGAGATGGTGGACAATGCGGTGGATGAACACCTGGCAGGATACTGCAGTGAGATCCATGTGGTCCTGGAAAAGGACGGATCCTGTACAGTAAGCGATAACGGGCGGGGCGTTCCGGTAGGTATGCATGCCAAAGGCCTGCCGGCGGCGCGTATCGTCTATACTACTTTGCATGCCGGCGGAAAATTTGATGATTCAGCTTATAAGACGAGCGGTGGACTTCACGGCGTAGGTTCCTCTGTTGTCAACGCGCTCTCATCCTATATGGATGTGGAAATCAGCAGGGAAGGATATGTGCATCACGACCGCTATGAGAGAGGAATCCCTGTTATAGAGCTGGAAGACGGACTTCTGCCCAGGATTGCCAAGACAAGAAAAACCGGGACAAAGGTAAACTTCCTTCCGGACGATACGATCTTTGAAAAGACCCGCTTCCGGGGAGAAGAGGTAAAGAGCCGTATGCATGAGACGGCTTACCTGAATCCTTCTTTGACAATTATATATGAAGACAGACGGGGCAGTGAACCGGAGAAGATCACTTATCATGAGCCGGATGGAATACTGGGATTTATTAAAGAACTCAATGAAAAGAAGGAAATCATCCATGAGCCGGTTTATTTTAAAGGAGAGGCGGAAGGCATTGAGGTGGAAGCCGCCTTTCAGTATGTCAATGAATTTCACGAAAATGTGTTGGGATTTTGCAATAATATTTATAACGCCGAAGGCGGCACACATCTGACCGGATTTAAGACAACCTTTACGACGGTAATGAATCAGTATGCAAGAGAACTCGGCATTTTAAAGGAAAAGGACAGCAATTTTACAGGAGCGGATATCCGCAACGGAATGACAGCCATTATTTCCATTAAACACCCGGATCCCAGATTCGAGGGACAGACAAAGACCAAGCTGGACAATCCTGATGCGGCAAAAGCTGTCAGCAAAGTGACCAACGATGAGATCGTAAGGTATTTTGACCGGAATCTGGAAAACCTGAAAAAGGTTCTTTCCTGTGCGGAAAAAGCGGCAAAGATACGGAAGACAGAAGAAAGGGCCAAGACAAACCTTCTGACAAAACAGAAATATTCCTTTGACAGTAACGGGAAGCTTGCAAACTGTGAGAGCAGGGATGCTTCCAAATGCGAGATATTTATTGTGGAGGGAGATTCCGCGGGAGGATCTGCCAAAACAGCAAGAGACAGAATGTATCAGGCAATCCTGCCCATCCGGGGGAAAATCCTCAATGTGGAAAAGGCGAGCATTGATAAGATTCTTGCCAATGCCGAGATCAAAACTATGATCAACGCTTTCGGATGCGGATTTTCGGAAGGATATGGCAACGATTTCGATATTACAAAGCTGCGGTACGATAAGATCATTATTATGGCAGATGCAGATGTGGACGGAGCACATATTTCCACGTTGCTTTTGACATTGTTTTATCGGTTTATGCCGGAGCTGATCTATGAGGGACATGTGTATATCGCCATGCCGCCTCTTTACAAAGCCATGCCCAAAAAAGGCGAGGAAGAATACCTCTACGATGATAAGGCACTGGAAAGATACCGGAAAACCCATGAAGGACCATTTACCCTCCAGCGATACAAAGGCCTTGGAGAAATGGACGCAGAGCAGTTATGGGAGACAACCCTCAATCCAAAGACAAGAATCCTGAAGCTGGTAGAAATAGAAGACGCCAGAATGGCTTCCGGCGTAACAGAGATGCTGATGGGAAATGAAGTGCCTCCCCGACGGGCTTTTATTTACGAAAATGCCACAGAGGCAGAGCTTGACATTTAG